A region from the Lolium perenne isolate Kyuss_39 chromosome 4, Kyuss_2.0, whole genome shotgun sequence genome encodes:
- the LOC127293652 gene encoding uncharacterized protein — MGDERVKAEALQILGLFQVLPRLVVFDLDYTLWPFYCECRSKRESPSLFRHAKGIMCALKEKGVDMAIASRSPTPDIARVFIDKLDLQPMFVAQEIFSSWTHKTEHFQKIQRKTGVPYKSMLFFDDEDRNIETISKMGVTCVLVDNGVNLDMFKLGLSNFATTATTVADAAAAAPQDK; from the exons aTGGGCGACGAGCGAGTGAAGGCGGAGGCGCTGCAGATCCTGGGCCTCTTCCAGGTGCTCCCGCGCCTCGTCGTCTTCGACCTCGACTACACCCTATGGCCCTTCTACTG CGAGTGCCGCTCCAAGAGGGAGTCGCCGagcctgttccggcacgccaaggGCATCATGTGCGCGCTCAAGGAGAAGGGGGTCGACATGGCCATTGCGTCTCGCTCGCCCACCCCCGACATCGCCAGGGTGTTTATCGACAAGCTGGACCTCCAGCCCATGTTCGTCGCGCAG GAAATATTCTCCAGCTGGACTCACAAGACAGAGCATTTCCAAAAGATCCAGAGAAAAACTGGGGTTCCGTATAAGTCTATGCTCTTCTTTGACGACGAGGACAGAAATATTGAAACG ATATCAAAAATGGGGGTTACATGTGTTCTGGTAGACAATGGAGTAAACCTTGACATGTTTAAGTTGGGCCTTAGTAACTTCGCTACCACTGCTACCACTGTCGctgatgctgctgctgctgcaccaCAAGACAAGTAG
- the LOC127293651 gene encoding E3 ubiquitin-protein ligase HOS1, translating to MEALPSSPRHPPKYGSAAVQNALEQLATIDLIELSKEARIEHCRATRDLSSCGRYVQHVLNSCGHASLCAECSQRCDVCPICRSPIPDDGNRVRLRLYHKCLEAGLISKQHDERFQEREGHGDPVNMDVQRLHSLFDVALQNNLVSLICHYITDVCLDESAVSSDPLLAFLLDEVVIKDWCKRAVNALVSEIGMIYRSGLEIMKSKLPQLQKLAVQLAGICSVLEAMIASFREAAHVSDLHQLIENTMKAKQHLEAMIWCIRHEFLEKIPSRYASFATWSADVIKRKTYAEERQWPEVSGKTSGYDEANQGILFIEQALQNLGTQQSYIDNEEEGELTCLQNEQSSSMFRSIIDQSNVNSYPFKNLREVVDILFLNGGSDMVVAKQATFLYYIFDRHWTRPDSEWRYLADDFAATFGISSRTLLECLVFCLLDDHSSQALEEACSLLPKICSKETHPKIAQVLLERHKPDVALVVLKCTGCDSFSAAANIEKDVMLCLSEAVTALRVRIEYGHVTEAFMFHRSYCSRVKEQRPADTAHVEDVHINSWMYHVEVMMTEFCDICIDRNIVEKMIDLPWDSEEEKHLHKSLFDSSRERPTGPCGSLLVVFYLQRYRYLEAYDVHRSLQSFEQNVLESAGEEVASKISTIAQWREGLVAKCLEMLPEVQREDARAISSGDQSQSAIRTMQTSSPVNPSVKSPNPAIGLSSSFTTALQNKSNLLHPKNIHASTDSGALISSVRSEFGRKVPSILQCRPVPPGTPTSNMRSTAGIMFPSVGQNGTGTKELGFMKGESGFKKGTKPAGHDSVPTYFNLGAGDTPMKNQGTSLSKTERNKTTFFQGKDSVRKGEFDFGVRAEKPFILSGTNAGQNGHTKVSESVGFHEGHMGKTKVPATPNIFSFGKKSSVGEGAAGKGGSRWRSDESSEDEDEKRTGGYMESGASLKTRRRPRFSRR from the exons ATGGAGGCGCTCCCTTCGTCGCCGAGGCATCCTCCCAAGTACGGCAGCGCCGCCGTCCAG AATGCTTTGGAGCAGTTGGCGACCATTGATCTCATTGAGCTAAGCAAGGAGGCTAGAATTGAGCACTGCCGTGCAACTAGGGACTTGAGTAGCTGCGGCCGCTATGTCCAGCACGTGCTGAACTCATGCGGGCACGCCTCGTTGTGTGCTGAGTGTAGCCAGAGATGCGATGTCTGCCCAATTTGCAGAAGTCCGATACCTGATGATGGGAATAGGGTGCGGCTCCGCCTCTACCACAAATGCTTGGAAGCCGGGCTCATCTCTAAGCAGCACGATGAAAGGTTCCAGGAGAGAGAAGGCCACGGTGATCCTGTTAACATGGATGTGCAGCGGCTGCATTCCTTGTTTGATGTTGCGCTTCAGAATAATCTGGTCTCTCTGATTTGCCACT ATATTACCGATGTTTGTTTGGATGAGAGTGCTGTGTCAAGTGATCCACTTCTGGCTTTTCTTTTGGACGAGGTGGTCATCAAGGACTGGTGCAAGAGGGCTGTAAATGCACTCGTATCAGAGATAGGCATGATCT ATAGATCTGGATTAGAGATAATGAAGTCTAAGTTACCCCAGCTGCAGAAGCTTGCAGTTCAGTTGGCAGGAATTTGCAGCGTTCTTGAAGCTATGATCGCATCTTTCAGAGAAGCAGCTCACGTAAGTGATCTGCATCAACTCATTGAGAACACAATGAAGGCAAAACAG CATTTGGAAGCCATGATTTGGTGCATCAGGCATGAATTTCTTGAGAAGATTCCCTCTCGCTATGCTAGTTTTGCAACTTGGAGTGCTGATGTGATTAAAAGAAAAACATATGCAGAGGAGCGACAATGGCCTGAAGTTTCTGGTAAAACATCAGGTTATGATGAAGCCAACCAGGGTATACTTTTCATCGAGCAGGCGCTACAAAACCTTGGGACTCAACAAAGTTATATTGATAATGAGGAAGAGGGGGAACTCACCTGTTTGCAGAATGAACAATCATCATCTATGTTCCGTTCCATAATTGATCAGTCTAATGTCAATAGTTATCCATTTAAAAACTTACGTGAGGTAGTTGATATACTCTTTCTGAACGGAGGATCTGACATGGTGGTTGCAAAACAAGCAACT TTCTTATACTACATATTTGATCGGCATTGGACCAGACCAGATTCAGAATGGAGGTATCTTGCGGATGATTTTGCTGCTACATTTGGCATCTCTAGTAGAACTTTGCTTGAATGCCTAGTGTTTTGTCTTTTGGATGATCACTCTTCACAGGCTTTGGAG GAGGCATGCTCTCTTCTTCCTAAGATTTGTAGCAAGGAAACACATCCAAAGATAGCGCAAGTTCTTCTTGAACGCCACAAACCTGATGTGGCACTAGTCGTGTTAAAGTGCACAGGGTGTGATAGCTTCTCCGCTGCTGCAAACATTGAGAAAGATGTGATGTTATGTCTTAGTGAGGCAGTGACTGCACTTCGTGTAAGAATTGAATACGGCCATGTAACAGAAGCATTTATGTTCCATAGGAGCTACTGCTCTAGGGTAAAAGAGCAAAGACCAGCAGATACGGCTCATGTTGAAGATGTTCACATAAATTCTTGGATGTATCATGTTGAGGTGATGATGACTGAGTTTTGTGATATCTGCATTGATCGAAACATAGTCGAAAAAATGATTGATCTGCCTTGGGATTCTGAGGAGGAGAAACATCTTCACAAGTCCCTCTTTGATTCTTCTCGTGAGAGGCCCACAGGGCCATGTGGTAGCCTTCTCGTTGTTTTCTACCTCCAG CGTTATCGGTACTTGGAAGCATATGATGTTCATCGGAGCCTTCAGAGCTTTGAGCAAAATGTGCTGGAATCCGCTGGTGAAGAGGTTGCATCCAAAATCAGTACAATTGCTCAATGGAGAGAAGGTTTAGTG GCTAAATGCCTTGAGATGCTTCCTGAGGTCCAGAGGGAGGATGCGAGGGCCATCAGCAGTGGAGACCAAAGTCAATCTGCTATCCGAACCATGCAAACATCTTCGCCAGTTAATCCTTCGGTTAAATCACCTAATCCTGCCATTGGGTTGAGCTCGTCCTTCACCACTGCTCTTCAGAATAAGTCAAACCTTCTCCACCCCAAGAACATTCATGCATCGACTGATTCTGGTGCTCTTATCAGTAGTGTCCGTTCAGAGTTTGGCAGAAAGGTTCCATCTATTCTTCAATGTAGGCCAGTTCCCCCAGGGACGCCTACATCCAATATGAGGTCGACTGCAGGGATCATGTTCCCCTCTGTGGGCCAAAATGGAACAGGGACAAAAGAACTCGGGTTTATGAAAGGAGAGTCAGGTTTTAAAAAAGGAACCAAACCTGCTGGTCATGATTCAGTTCCTACGTATTTCAACTTGGGTGCTGGTGATACACCTATGAAAAACCAAGGAACAAGTTTGTCGAAAACTGAGCGCAACAAAACCACTTTCTTTCAAGGAAAGGATTCTGTCAGAAAAGGAGAGTTTGACTTCGGTGTACGTGCTGAGAAGCCTTTTATCTTAAGTGGCACCAATGCTGGTCAAAATGGCCACACAAAGGTATCTGAGAGTGTTGGATTTCATGAGGGTCATATGGGAAAAACAAAAGTTCCAGCGACACCGAACATTTTCAG CTTTGGCAAGAAGTCTTCTGTTGGTGAAGGAGCAGCTGGTAAAGGTGGGTCAAGGTGGAGATCGGATGAGTCTAGCGAAGATGAAGACGAGAAAAGAACTGGTGGGTACATGGAGAGTGGAGCTTCCCTCAAGACCCGAAGGCGACCGAGATTTTCAAGAAGATGA
- the LOC127293649 gene encoding CBS domain-containing protein CBSX3, mitochondrial: MQRAIQAIGSHGSVLKSAVLKHISVAKPAMLPAVFPRFMSVSSAQIEESGFESGTIADILKSKGKSADGSWLWCTTDDSVYDAVKSMTQHNVGALVVVKPGQDKSIAGIVTERDYLRKIIVQGRSSKSTKVGDIMTEENKLITVKPDTRVLQAMQLMTEKRIRHIPVIDSTGMVGMVSIGDIVRAVVSEHKEELNRLNAYIQGGY, translated from the exons ATGCAACGCGCAATTCAAGCTATTGGATCACATGGCAGTGTGCTCAAATCTGCTGTTCTGAAACACATCAGTGTTGCGAAGCCTGCTATGCTGCCTGCTGTGTTTCCGCGTTTCATGTCAGTGTCATCTGCTCAAATAGAGGAGAGTGGATTTGAGAGCGGCACTATTGCTGATATTCTGAAGTCTAAAGGGAAGAGTGCTGATGGATCGTGGCTCTGGTGCACCACGGACGATAGTGTCTATGACGCTGTCAAATCG ATGACTCAACACAATGTGGGAGCTTTGGTGGTTGTTAAACCTGGACAGGATAAATCAATTGCTGGTATCGTCACTGAGAGAG ATTATCTCCGGAAAATCATTGTGCAGGGTCGATCCTCCAAGTCAACGAAGGTTGGAGATATCATGACTGAAGAG AACAAGCTGATCACGGTGAAACCTGACACTAGAGTGCTACAAGCAATGCAGCTGATGACAG AAAAGCGTATTAGGCACATCCCAGTGATCGACAGCACGGGCATGGTGGGGATGGTCTCCATCGGTGACATCGTCCGCGCGGTGGTCAGCGAGCACAAGGAGGAGCTGAACCGGCTCAACGCCTACATCCAGGGAGGATACTAG